One Deltaproteobacteria bacterium DNA segment encodes these proteins:
- the rnc gene encoding ribonuclease III translates to MSDPHHPYLPLERILGHTFIRTELLKQALTHRSYAVESRSKTPDNEVLEYLGDAVLQLIVSHILVERYGKVCREGELTRMRSCLVNSSQLAERARMIGLASWIRIGKGESKDWGEEGKASILADTLEAVIGAVYLDGGHHVARSVVERIYGDLFDAVASMAGEQDHKSALQEWTQARFHEIPVYTITDVSGPDHSRSYTVLLEFRGKVLAEGSGRSRKDAEQDAARKALDRLMIMS, encoded by the coding sequence ATGTCGGACCCCCATCACCCTTATCTCCCCCTCGAACGCATCCTTGGTCATACCTTCATCCGAACGGAACTCCTCAAACAGGCGCTCACCCATCGCTCATACGCCGTTGAGAGTCGATCGAAAACGCCGGATAACGAGGTTCTCGAATACCTCGGGGACGCCGTCCTGCAGCTCATAGTCAGCCACATCCTTGTGGAAAGGTATGGTAAGGTCTGCCGGGAAGGCGAACTGACCCGCATGCGTTCGTGTCTTGTCAACTCCTCGCAGCTCGCTGAGAGGGCGAGAATGATAGGCCTGGCCTCCTGGATACGGATCGGAAAGGGCGAGTCAAAGGATTGGGGAGAGGAAGGGAAGGCCTCCATCCTCGCCGATACCCTTGAGGCGGTCATAGGGGCGGTTTATCTCGACGGAGGCCATCACGTCGCCCGCAGTGTCGTTGAAAGGATTTATGGAGATCTTTTCGATGCTGTTGCCAGCATGGCCGGCGAACAGGATCACAAAAGTGCCTTGCAGGAATGGACCCAGGCGAGATTCCATGAGATCCCCGTTTATACAATTACAGACGTCAGTGGCCCTGACCATTCTAGGTCTTATACCGTTCTTCTCGAATTCAGGGGCAAGGTCCTCGCCGAGGGGTCAGGAAGGAGCAGGAAGGACGCCGAACAGGATGCGGCACGCAAGGCCTTGGATCGCCTCATGATTATGTCCTGA
- the lpxC gene encoding UDP-3-O-acyl-N-acetylglucosamine deacetylase: MQMDHAQRTVNGPVRVSGVGLHSGESVDLTILPAQADTGILFVRTDLPGRPVIPACVDTIVDTSYATTIGTRFGTVSTIEHLMGAFSGLGIDNAIVELSAHEVPAMDGSAYPFVALILRQGLRSLGEPRRCVEILEPIEVSCGDKFLRVEPCSGFAIHYEIDFEHPLVARQQFEEFITQEYFESTISRARTFGFLKEVEWMRDHGLALGGSLENAIVMNDTAILNEGGLRFPDEFVHHKVLDMMGDLYLLGMPIRGRVSAYKSGHGLHHLLVRKIIDSPGSWRLTTGPTMWDFAPCSLAHEAATFAHTI, encoded by the coding sequence ATGCAGATGGATCATGCCCAGCGCACAGTAAACGGTCCGGTCCGGGTCTCCGGGGTCGGGCTGCATTCAGGGGAGTCTGTTGACCTTACTATTTTACCTGCGCAGGCCGATACCGGAATACTTTTTGTGAGAACCGACCTGCCTGGTCGTCCTGTGATCCCAGCCTGTGTAGACACGATCGTCGACACCTCCTACGCGACCACGATCGGGACGCGTTTTGGTACTGTGAGCACCATCGAGCATCTCATGGGGGCCTTTTCAGGCCTTGGCATCGACAACGCCATTGTGGAGCTTTCCGCTCACGAGGTCCCTGCCATGGATGGGAGCGCATATCCTTTCGTCGCCCTTATCTTACGTCAGGGTCTCAGATCCCTCGGAGAGCCTCGCCGTTGCGTGGAGATCCTTGAACCAATAGAGGTCTCCTGCGGTGACAAATTCCTTCGCGTCGAGCCCTGTTCCGGGTTTGCAATCCACTACGAGATCGATTTCGAACATCCCTTGGTGGCGCGTCAGCAATTTGAGGAATTCATTACCCAGGAGTATTTCGAATCGACCATATCACGTGCCCGCACCTTTGGTTTCCTGAAGGAGGTTGAATGGATGCGGGACCATGGACTTGCCCTTGGTGGTTCGCTCGAAAACGCGATCGTAATGAACGACACTGCTATTTTGAACGAGGGCGGACTCCGTTTTCCGGATGAATTTGTCCACCACAAGGTCCTCGACATGATGGGCGACCTTTATCTCCTCGGCATGCCCATCCGTGGGAGGGTGTCTGCATATAAGAGCGGTCACGGACTTCATCACCTGCTGGTCAGGAAGATCATCGACAGCCCAGGATCCTGGAGGTTGACCACCGGGCCAACCATGTGGGACTTTGCCCCTTGTTCTCTTGCCCATGAAGCCGCCACTTTTGCCCATACAATATGA
- a CDS encoding RNB domain-containing ribonuclease — protein MDLALGQVVEYLENQRFFCAAASGKKGSRLKLLSYLGRETLLPENRLIHVSEERILDREREKILRRLQEIHARRDALQADISLAELWEVIKEEGEVWAPRPLAELVFGLDAGSDHEAAIIRAVIREHVHFKYREGYIYVQPEHVVKSAISRMQVEADRLARLEAGSRWIRKLWGVDAPRPEGAEGDFPSEIIAFWIEALKNVAIRGAESEHYQLVRELFKTSGISHPYGAFESLVKAGVWTQDQNLDLFRYGIAQDFPKEVLEQAERLRQHPLDWQGREDLTSLHVVTIDGPETLDLDDAISLEKRENGWEIGVHITDIGLLIPNGTPLFNEAMERATTIYLPETKIPMLPESLSQDAWSLEAGQERAALSFFALISEEGKVVQHRIVTSVILVKRRLTYEDALAMIHEDGHPFQTLHHLMTLLRQARIRQGALPLPIPELVVRVDHQGTVSLHLAPIDDARFMVSECMILANHLAARFLRDHGIPALYRSQPEPRDRIISGGDEDIKRNFQQRRLISRGVLGQEPDPHVGLGLDCYTTITSPLRRVIDLLMQQQITSYLKCGKAMHTAEDLERYLPPLQDGLARASAVSHLRTRYWVLKHLASLRGSSMDAWILDSGPHKVIAVLSDYLIPVELPRHPGKKMHFGNETRVTIKKVEPRENLLKVDWAETPLSPAPTP, from the coding sequence ATGGATCTTGCCCTGGGCCAGGTGGTCGAATACCTGGAAAATCAAAGGTTTTTCTGCGCCGCAGCATCAGGAAAAAAGGGAAGCCGTCTTAAACTCCTGTCCTACCTCGGCAGAGAGACCCTCCTGCCGGAAAACCGTCTCATACATGTCTCAGAAGAAAGGATCCTGGACAGGGAGCGGGAAAAGATCCTTAGGCGCCTCCAAGAGATCCATGCCCGAAGGGATGCCCTGCAGGCGGATATCTCACTTGCAGAACTCTGGGAGGTCATAAAAGAAGAGGGTGAGGTCTGGGCCCCTCGCCCTCTTGCCGAGCTCGTCTTCGGCCTGGACGCGGGATCGGATCACGAAGCCGCCATTATTCGGGCTGTCATTCGGGAACATGTCCATTTCAAGTACCGGGAAGGATATATCTACGTACAGCCTGAACATGTCGTTAAATCCGCCATATCCCGCATGCAGGTTGAGGCGGACAGGCTCGCCCGGCTCGAGGCCGGATCCCGCTGGATCCGGAAGCTCTGGGGGGTTGACGCCCCTAGGCCGGAGGGGGCCGAGGGGGATTTCCCCAGTGAAATCATCGCATTCTGGATAGAGGCCCTCAAAAATGTGGCCATACGGGGTGCCGAATCCGAACATTATCAACTTGTACGAGAGCTGTTCAAGACCTCGGGAATCAGCCACCCATACGGGGCGTTTGAAAGCCTCGTCAAGGCAGGTGTCTGGACCCAGGATCAGAACCTGGATCTTTTTCGCTACGGAATTGCGCAGGACTTCCCCAAGGAGGTCCTCGAACAGGCCGAAAGGCTTCGCCAACATCCATTGGATTGGCAAGGACGGGAAGACCTCACATCCCTCCATGTGGTTACGATCGACGGTCCCGAAACCCTCGACCTCGACGACGCCATAAGCCTTGAAAAAAGGGAAAATGGATGGGAAATCGGGGTTCACATCACGGATATCGGGCTCCTCATCCCAAACGGCACTCCCCTCTTTAATGAGGCAATGGAAAGGGCGACGACCATCTATCTTCCGGAGACCAAGATCCCCATGCTTCCCGAGTCACTTTCCCAGGATGCATGGAGCCTCGAGGCCGGCCAGGAACGTGCGGCCCTCTCCTTTTTCGCCCTTATCTCCGAAGAAGGAAAGGTCGTCCAGCATCGCATCGTAACAAGCGTCATCCTCGTCAAAAGGCGCCTCACCTATGAAGATGCCCTCGCCATGATCCACGAGGACGGACACCCCTTCCAGACCCTTCACCATCTCATGACCCTACTCCGCCAGGCCCGCATCAGACAGGGGGCGCTTCCCCTCCCCATTCCGGAACTCGTGGTGCGCGTGGATCACCAGGGAACAGTATCCCTCCACCTGGCGCCCATAGACGATGCCCGTTTCATGGTCTCCGAGTGCATGATTCTCGCCAATCACTTGGCGGCGCGATTCCTTCGGGATCATGGCATACCCGCCCTTTACCGGAGCCAGCCTGAGCCCAGGGATCGCATCATAAGCGGGGGCGACGAGGACATAAAACGGAATTTCCAGCAAAGACGCCTCATCAGCAGGGGCGTCCTGGGCCAGGAACCGGACCCCCACGTAGGTCTCGGACTCGACTGTTACACAACCATCACGTCACCACTTCGCCGCGTCATCGATCTCCTCATGCAGCAGCAGATCACCTCTTACCTGAAATGCGGCAAGGCCATGCACACGGCAGAAGACCTTGAAAGGTATCTACCGCCCCTTCAGGACGGGCTTGCCCGGGCATCAGCGGTCAGCCATCTCCGAACACGCTACTGGGTCCTCAAACACCTCGCCTCCCTCAGAGGATCCTCTATGGATGCGTGGATCCTCGACTCAGGGCCCCACAAGGTCATCGCCGTCCTATCCGATTATCTCATCCCCGTAGAGCTCCCGAGGCATCCGGGAAAGAAGATGCACTTCGGGAATGAAACACGGGTCACGATCAAAAAGGTGGAGCCCAGGGAAAATCTCCTCAAGGTTGACTGGGCCGAGACACCCCTGTCCCCTGCCCCGACCCCTTGA
- the hisB gene encoding imidazoleglycerol-phosphate dehydratase HisB produces the protein MTRSAHIKRSTRETDIDLKLCIDGSGKARIRTGVPFLDHMLVLWTVHGLFDLDIEATGDIEIDDHHTVEDVGICLGLAFRDAMSDPKGITRYGSAVIPMDEALVQVDLDLSRRPFLYYDVPLPSGKIGTFDAELVEEFLRAFAMNAGITIHIKLLHGKNGHHICEAVFKALGRALDQATTIDKRRADAIPSSKGAL, from the coding sequence ATGACACGATCTGCACACATCAAGCGTTCCACCCGGGAAACGGATATAGATCTCAAGCTCTGCATAGATGGATCGGGAAAGGCCCGAATCCGCACCGGTGTCCCCTTTCTCGACCACATGCTCGTCCTCTGGACGGTTCACGGCCTCTTCGATCTCGACATCGAGGCCACCGGCGACATCGAGATAGACGACCACCACACGGTCGAAGACGTGGGGATCTGCCTTGGCCTAGCTTTTAGGGATGCCATGTCCGATCCGAAAGGGATCACGAGGTATGGAAGCGCCGTCATTCCCATGGACGAGGCCCTTGTCCAGGTGGATCTGGACCTCTCGAGACGGCCCTTTCTTTACTATGACGTCCCTCTTCCCAGTGGAAAAATCGGCACATTCGACGCGGAGCTTGTGGAAGAATTTCTCCGCGCCTTTGCCATGAACGCGGGAATCACTATCCATATCAAGCTGTTGCACGGGAAAAACGGACACCATATATGCGAGGCCGTTTTCAAGGCCTTGGGAAGGGCGCTTGATCAGGCAACCACGATCGACAAACGCAGGGCCGATGCCATACCTTCCAGCAAGGGAGCCCTGTAA
- a CDS encoding DUF2760 domain-containing protein, protein MRQLTVSLFCAVAAVSGLVIFLEPTLQGDWKGILLIGAPILAGAVSLIAVPRQPAKKETETAPAGIPSEPLGESPPEPPVSPPAEDPNSAIVSYLSLLQREGRLIDFFLEDIDAYDDCQVGAAAREIHRRCGPILRETLALEPVLSGEEGARVEIDEDFDSSRIKLVGRVTGRPPYVGILRHPGWRCSRIRIPFDRSAARNDIIAPAEVEIS, encoded by the coding sequence ATGCGCCAGCTCACCGTCTCCCTTTTCTGCGCCGTTGCGGCCGTCTCGGGCCTTGTGATCTTTCTCGAACCGACCCTTCAGGGAGATTGGAAGGGGATCCTCCTCATCGGAGCGCCCATCCTCGCCGGAGCGGTTTCACTCATAGCGGTTCCACGTCAGCCAGCCAAAAAGGAGACCGAAACAGCACCTGCCGGAATCCCTTCGGAACCTCTCGGTGAAAGCCCCCCTGAACCCCCCGTTTCTCCACCGGCTGAAGACCCAAACAGTGCAATAGTCTCCTACCTCTCCCTCCTGCAGAGGGAGGGGCGGCTCATCGACTTTTTCCTGGAGGATATCGACGCCTACGACGACTGCCAGGTTGGAGCAGCAGCACGCGAGATCCACAGACGGTGCGGACCCATCCTCAGGGAGACACTCGCCCTGGAACCAGTACTATCCGGGGAGGAAGGGGCAAGGGTCGAGATCGACGAAGACTTCGACTCGTCCAGGATCAAGCTCGTGGGGAGGGTCACGGGACGCCCTCCGTATGTTGGCATCCTGCGGCATCCCGGATGGAGATGTTCCCGAATACGGATACCCTTCGACAGGTCGGCGGCGAGAAACGACATCATAGCCCCGGCCGAGGTGGAGATTTCGTGA
- a CDS encoding DsrE family protein, with amino-acid sequence MKKHLKLLLHIASADRWLAASTNALNFLKAQQEDEKVEVVLLANGDAVTRCIQCDRELFDRLKQIVLDGGEIRVCANALAAFSIPPQRLPEIFTVIPSGIRELVLLQGEGWAYVRP; translated from the coding sequence ATGAAAAAGCATCTCAAACTACTTCTTCACATCGCATCCGCAGACCGCTGGCTCGCAGCCTCGACAAATGCCCTGAATTTTCTGAAAGCCCAACAGGAGGATGAAAAGGTGGAGGTCGTCCTCCTCGCCAACGGTGACGCGGTCACCCGCTGCATTCAATGTGATAGGGAACTATTTGACAGACTCAAACAGATAGTTCTCGACGGTGGAGAGATCCGGGTCTGTGCCAACGCCCTCGCGGCCTTTTCCATACCTCCGCAACGGCTCCCCGAGATCTTCACCGTGATTCCATCCGGGATCCGGGAGCTCGTCCTTCTTCAGGGCGAGGGATGGGCATACGTGCGGCCATAG
- a CDS encoding cytochrome c family protein yields MKKTFGVFALGLGLVVCPLYSGFAMSADEIDLKQAFNVEGKQKAVIFPHARHQAALECTDCHKTPDGGKGTLKFAIEKKDGMANDFHKKACWPCHEEKKVPKGKTCTTCHK; encoded by the coding sequence ATGAAAAAGACTTTTGGCGTTTTTGCTCTCGGATTGGGTTTGGTTGTCTGCCCCCTGTACTCTGGTTTCGCCATGAGCGCCGACGAAATCGACCTCAAGCAGGCATTCAACGTGGAGGGAAAACAAAAGGCGGTCATTTTCCCCCATGCAAGGCACCAGGCGGCACTCGAGTGCACGGACTGTCACAAGACCCCTGATGGCGGCAAGGGGACCCTCAAGTTTGCCATCGAAAAAAAGGACGGCATGGCGAACGATTTTCACAAGAAGGCCTGTTGGCCCTGTCATGAAGAGAAAAAGGTCCCCAAAGGAAAGACCTGCACGACCTGCCACAAATAA
- a CDS encoding 8-amino-7-oxononanoate synthase, producing MRIGGRTLVDFSSNDYLGLSRHPALREGAFRAIEKWGAGSGASRLMSGDLELHHELEDELARLLGSDATLVFGCGYLANVGIISALCSSGDAVFVDRFGHASMIDGILLSRARLHRFRHNDPGHLNELLSAHRGRACRALVIVESLYSMEGDMAPLNEIVGIAKRFGAMLLVDEAHAVGVLGERGRGLIPASLAKDVDIIVGTFGKAFGGYGAFAVTNEDMKAYLINRARTFIFSTALPPGIVGADLASVRLMESLEDRRKRVALLSARLRSSLYERSIPATGDAHIVSVIVGDAEKTVALSRHLEKEGFFVKPVRPPTVPAGTSRLRFSVTADQREEDIERLVDAVEYGLRSH from the coding sequence ATGAGGATCGGCGGCCGGACACTGGTTGATTTTTCTTCCAACGATTACCTCGGTCTTTCCCGCCACCCCGCCCTAAGGGAGGGGGCATTTCGCGCCATTGAGAAATGGGGTGCGGGTTCCGGCGCCTCCCGGCTCATGAGCGGGGATCTTGAACTCCATCATGAGCTTGAAGACGAGCTCGCCCGCCTATTGGGCAGCGATGCAACCCTGGTTTTCGGGTGTGGCTATCTTGCAAACGTCGGGATTATCTCTGCCTTATGTTCTTCAGGGGATGCCGTCTTTGTCGACAGGTTCGGCCATGCGAGCATGATCGACGGTATCCTTCTGTCCCGTGCACGGCTCCATCGTTTCCGGCACAACGATCCCGGGCATCTCAATGAACTCCTGTCCGCACATCGTGGGCGCGCCTGCCGCGCCCTCGTCATCGTCGAGAGCCTTTACAGCATGGAAGGGGACATGGCACCGCTCAATGAGATCGTCGGGATTGCGAAACGTTTCGGTGCGATGCTCCTCGTGGATGAGGCCCATGCGGTGGGAGTGCTCGGAGAGCGCGGCCGGGGGTTGATCCCTGCCTCCCTCGCAAAAGATGTCGATATCATTGTCGGGACCTTTGGAAAGGCCTTCGGGGGATATGGTGCCTTTGCTGTGACGAACGAGGATATGAAGGCATACCTCATCAACAGGGCAAGGACCTTCATCTTCTCGACGGCGCTTCCGCCCGGCATTGTCGGTGCGGATCTTGCTTCCGTCCGGCTTATGGAATCCCTTGAAGACCGCCGGAAGCGTGTCGCGCTTCTCTCCGCCCGGCTCCGCTCCTCTCTTTACGAAAGGTCCATTCCCGCAACAGGGGACGCGCACATCGTTTCGGTGATCGTCGGCGATGCGGAGAAAACGGTCGCCCTTTCCCGTCATCTCGAAAAAGAGGGTTTCTTCGTGAAACCAGTACGTCCTCCCACGGTTCCGGCGGGAACGTCCAGGTTGAGGTTTTCAGTCACGGCTGACCAGAGGGAAGAAGACATCGAACGGCTCGTCGATGCCGTTGAGTATGGACTTCGTTCACATTGA
- a CDS encoding alpha/beta hydrolase: protein MDFVHIERGWGRTLVLLPGWGFLAEIFSRLSLPYDYILPAGPLAGDVSEDIAEFLYRTGVSRTTLLGWSLGAYLAVDFAKRYPEKTSSLLLVSLRTAFCISEIELVRALVEADPEGTLRDFYRRCFAGQKGDYRWFVECYEKRFIKAIKKVELLDGLSYLSSRTIDLDRIPCRDILIVHGARDLISPAHLVPRLPHLRFFLIPGTGHLPFLSPEFGRILFGNP from the coding sequence ATGGACTTCGTTCACATTGAGCGTGGATGGGGCCGGACCCTTGTCCTCCTTCCCGGATGGGGTTTTCTCGCGGAGATCTTTTCCCGACTCTCACTTCCCTACGATTACATACTGCCTGCAGGGCCCCTGGCCGGAGACGTCTCCGAAGACATCGCCGAATTTCTCTACAGGACAGGCGTGTCTCGGACGACCCTTCTCGGCTGGTCCCTCGGTGCCTACCTTGCCGTTGATTTCGCCAAACGGTATCCTGAAAAGACTTCTTCGCTCCTGCTCGTCTCACTGAGGACCGCCTTTTGTATCTCAGAGATCGAGCTTGTAAGGGCGTTGGTCGAGGCGGATCCTGAGGGCACACTTCGTGATTTTTACCGCAGGTGTTTCGCCGGCCAGAAAGGGGACTACCGGTGGTTTGTCGAATGCTACGAGAAACGGTTCATCAAGGCGATCAAGAAGGTGGAGCTCCTCGACGGGCTTTCCTATCTCTCCTCGCGAACCATCGATCTTGACCGGATTCCATGCAGGGATATCCTCATCGTTCACGGGGCACGGGACCTGATCTCTCCGGCACATCTGGTTCCCCGTTTGCCGCATCTGCGCTTCTTCCTGATACCAGGGACAGGACATCTTCCTTTCCTATCCCCCGAATTTGGCCGGATCCTCTTCGGAAATCCCTGA
- the ilvD gene encoding dihydroxy-acid dehydratase — translation MRSDVMKKGLERAPHRSLFKAMGYSDEELARPLVGIANSFNEIIPGHIHLRQITDAVKAGVRMAGGTPIEFGGIGVCDGIAMNHLGMRYSLASRELIADSVEIMAQAHPFDGLVLISSCDKITPGMLMAMLRLDIPAILVSGGPMLTGEWHGKNVNLISMFEGIGQVRKGSMSEKELAELEEEACPTCGSCAGMFTANSMNCLSEAIGLALPGNGTIPATAAARIRLAKKTGSQVVRLIEKDIRPRMIATEAAFRNAIAVDMALGCSTNTVLHVPAIAHEAGISLPLETFNEISKRAPHLCNLIPAGPNSMADLNRAGGVSAVIKELSTLGIIDGSLMTVTGETLDKTIERAEVSDRSVIRPCTDPYHSEGGIAILYGNLAPQGSVVKQSAVAPEMLIHTGPARVFDSENEAYSAILENRIVPGDVIVIRYEGPKGGPGMPEMLSPTAAIVGMGLGKKVALITDGRFSGGSQGAVIGHISPEAAEGGPIALVEEGDLISIDIPSRRLTLLVDDAELERRRAVWAPKPPKITQGYLGRYARMVSSGASGAVFRNE, via the coding sequence ATGCGCAGCGACGTCATGAAAAAAGGCCTTGAACGTGCCCCGCACCGCTCCCTTTTCAAGGCCATGGGTTATTCGGACGAGGAGCTCGCCCGTCCTCTCGTGGGCATAGCAAACTCCTTCAACGAGATCATCCCTGGCCATATACACCTGCGTCAGATCACGGATGCCGTGAAGGCGGGGGTCAGGATGGCTGGAGGGACCCCCATCGAGTTCGGGGGGATCGGGGTCTGTGACGGTATCGCCATGAACCATTTAGGCATGCGGTATTCACTTGCAAGCCGGGAACTCATAGCCGATTCCGTAGAAATCATGGCCCAGGCCCATCCGTTCGATGGATTGGTCCTGATCTCGAGCTGCGACAAGATCACCCCCGGTATGCTCATGGCCATGCTGCGCCTTGACATCCCGGCCATCCTCGTGAGCGGCGGCCCCATGCTGACAGGGGAATGGCATGGCAAAAACGTGAATCTTATCAGCATGTTCGAGGGAATCGGACAGGTCAGAAAAGGGAGTATGAGCGAGAAGGAGCTTGCGGAGCTCGAGGAAGAGGCCTGCCCCACATGCGGCTCATGCGCCGGCATGTTCACCGCCAATTCCATGAACTGTCTCTCCGAGGCAATCGGCCTCGCCCTCCCCGGAAACGGAACCATCCCGGCGACAGCTGCTGCCCGCATCCGCCTTGCAAAAAAAACGGGCAGTCAGGTAGTCCGTCTCATTGAAAAAGACATCCGTCCCCGCATGATCGCTACGGAAGCGGCCTTCAGAAACGCCATAGCCGTGGACATGGCCCTTGGATGTTCCACCAACACGGTCCTCCATGTCCCGGCCATCGCCCACGAGGCGGGGATCTCCCTCCCTCTTGAAACATTCAACGAGATCAGCAAACGCGCTCCCCATCTCTGCAACCTCATTCCAGCCGGCCCCAACAGCATGGCGGACCTCAACCGTGCTGGAGGCGTCAGCGCCGTCATCAAGGAGCTTTCCACCCTTGGGATCATAGACGGAAGCCTGATGACCGTCACAGGGGAGACACTTGACAAGACCATTGAAAGGGCGGAGGTATCGGACAGGTCTGTCATCCGCCCTTGTACAGACCCATATCACAGCGAGGGTGGGATCGCCATCCTTTACGGAAACCTTGCGCCACAGGGCTCGGTGGTCAAACAGTCGGCCGTTGCCCCTGAAATGCTCATCCACACTGGGCCTGCCCGCGTGTTCGACTCTGAAAACGAGGCATATTCGGCTATCCTCGAGAACAGGATCGTCCCAGGCGACGTCATCGTCATTCGATATGAAGGCCCGAAGGGCGGACCGGGCATGCCAGAGATGCTTTCCCCCACTGCTGCTATCGTTGGCATGGGTCTTGGAAAGAAGGTGGCCCTCATCACGGACGGCAGATTCAGCGGCGGTTCTCAGGGGGCGGTCATCGGACACATCTCCCCAGAGGCTGCAGAAGGAGGGCCCATCGCCTTGGTCGAGGAAGGAGACCTTATAAGCATCGACATCCCCTCGCGACGGCTCACACTCCTCGTGGATGACGCGGAGCTGGAACGACGTCGGGCTGTCTGGGCACCCAAACCTCCGAAGATCACGCAGGGATATCTCGGACGGTACGCCAGGATGGTTTCGAGCGGGGCGTCCGGGGCGGTCTTTCGGAACGAATAA
- the era gene encoding GTPase Era — translation MATEGSPQSPPTRSGFVAIVGAPNVGKSTLLNQLLGAKVAIVTPKPQTTRRQIRGILTGENYQLVFVDTPGIHESSRPLNKALLRSALEAISQVDLCLFLVDVTRRRPAEELAILDNLAKAGKPVLLLLNKVDLVAKETLLPLIDDMKDIFPFEAIIPISAYHGEGLELVLDEVLRLIPEGPFFYEGALLTDQTREVLAAELIREKIFLFADQEVPYATAVEVEDIGRDPNGKLHVQATIFVEKPSQKGIIIGKEGRFIRRVRKDAERELSAIWKEPTTVQLWVKVLKDWSRDARSLKRFGLVSR, via the coding sequence ATGGCAACGGAAGGTTCCCCGCAGTCTCCTCCAACGCGATCAGGTTTTGTCGCCATTGTCGGTGCCCCGAACGTGGGCAAGTCTACCCTCCTGAACCAGCTACTCGGGGCCAAGGTCGCCATCGTTACCCCCAAACCCCAAACTACGCGCCGTCAGATTCGTGGTATCCTTACTGGAGAGAATTATCAGCTCGTTTTCGTAGATACCCCCGGCATCCATGAGTCGAGCCGTCCTCTCAACAAGGCCCTACTCCGCTCTGCCCTCGAGGCCATTTCCCAGGTGGACCTCTGCCTTTTCCTCGTGGATGTCACGAGAAGGAGACCCGCCGAGGAACTCGCTATCCTCGACAATCTTGCAAAGGCGGGCAAGCCCGTGCTCCTTCTCCTCAATAAGGTGGACCTCGTTGCCAAGGAGACACTCCTTCCCCTCATTGACGACATGAAGGATATCTTCCCCTTCGAGGCGATCATACCTATCTCCGCGTACCATGGAGAAGGTCTGGAACTGGTCCTGGACGAGGTGTTGAGGTTGATCCCAGAAGGGCCTTTTTTCTACGAAGGTGCGTTACTTACCGATCAGACCCGAGAGGTCCTTGCCGCCGAACTGATCCGCGAAAAGATCTTTCTTTTTGCAGATCAGGAGGTCCCCTATGCGACCGCCGTAGAGGTGGAGGATATTGGCAGGGACCCTAACGGAAAACTCCACGTTCAAGCCACCATATTCGTGGAAAAACCCTCCCAGAAAGGGATCATCATCGGAAAGGAAGGACGGTTCATCCGGAGGGTCAGAAAAGACGCAGAGCGTGAGCTTTCTGCGATCTGGAAAGAGCCGACCACTGTGCAGTTATGGGTGAAGGTGCTCAAGGACTGGTCCAGGGACGCACGTTCCCTCAAGCGTTTCGGGCTTGTGTCAAGATAG